Proteins from a genomic interval of Coregonus clupeaformis isolate EN_2021a unplaced genomic scaffold, ASM2061545v1 scaf0108, whole genome shotgun sequence:
- the LOC121562629 gene encoding uncharacterized protein LOC121562629 isoform X2: MTWHLMAAEAPQNMIFRVIEADRVRKLKLSSRPASVDAVIEILKEQLELDCDFSLQYKDPDFDGKLTCLVDIEELPQKACVHISVRQDSSSLASTDTLSDVSSPECLTRWPPGPLQIPTFAFDVELTLRDGNAEFEKNERPLQLSRDQKHNILDKLASTIYGFKAYPSDKEIAMVAEALVRKHPCLIEAGSDNGWDGWKNSIKFKMGNYRTKMRRAGCQEVAVNAGKRSRKNPENEPSHSNIKRPKCAEVNFLPNFPQGEDPSSLDLLRQAIVEEVKKTERNLPLISKMMQNTFALRRQTIVMSCPPVKELMDLWPALHMQSEVYVEFQRITNQNLPNTFYAELDRHTPRLMALFRQKASKTEKTADALANIFKVHDTQELHDVHTRRTTVLHALPDYLLEEVSGFFRTCVDDMDEPDLWDASVVLLTTVSDDATSPVHYHPVRVSVVLEGDVVVNLPRLADAFLEDEGGDVLQDLAKHARKIVVY, translated from the exons ATGACTTGGCACT TGATGGCAGCTGAAGCCCCACAAAACATGATCTTTCGTGTCATCGAGGCAGACCGTGTTAGAAAATTAAAACTCAGCTCCCGTCCAGCCTCTGTTGATGCAGTGATTGAGATTTTAAAAGAACAACTGGAATTGGACTGTGACTTCAGTTTGCAATACAAAGATCCAGACTTTGATGGAAAACTCACTTGCCTTGTTGACATCGAGGAGTTACCACAAAAagcctgtgttcatatttcagttaGACAGGATTCCAGTTCTCTTGCATCAACTGATACCCTTTCAGATGTGTCATCCCCAGAATGTCTGACCAGATGGCCTCCAGGTCCTTTACAAATTCCCACATTTGCATTTGACGTTGAGCTGACACTTAGAGATGGGAATGCTGAATTTGAAAAGAATGAGAGACCTCTTCAGTTGTCAAGGGACCAAAAGCACAATATTTTAGACAAACTGGCATCTACCATATATGGTTTTAAGGCTTACCCCAGTGATAAAGAGATAGCAATGGTGGCTGAAGCTCTTGTGAGGAAACACCCCTGTTTAATAGAGGCAGGATCTGACAATGGATGGGATGGCTGGAAGAACAGCATCAAGTTTAAAATGGGCAACTACAGGACCAAGATGAGAAGGGCTGGATGTCAGGAGGTCGCTGTAAATGCTGGGAAAAGAAGCCGAAAAAACCCTGAGAATGAACCTTCACACTCCAACATCAAAAGGCCTAAGTGTGCAGAGGTCAACTTTCTGCCTAACTTTCCTCAAGGAGAGGATCCCTCAAGCCTTGACCTTTTGAGGCAGGCTATTGTCGAGGAAGTAAAGAAGACTGAGAGAAACCTACCCCTTATTAGTAAGATGATGCAGAACACGTTTGCCTTGCGACGACAGACTATTGTAATGTCCTGCCCACCGGTGAAAGAGCTAATGGACCTCTGGCCTGCTCTTCATATGCAGTCTGAG GTATATGTAGAGTTCCAACGGATAACTAACCAGAACCTACCTAACACTTTCTATGCCGAGCTTGATCGTCACACTCCTCGTTTGATGGCCTTATTTAGACAGAAAGCTTCCAAAACTGAAAAGACTGCAGATGCGTTGGCAAACATTTTCAAAGTCCATGATACACAG GAATTACATGATGTCCACACAAGGCGTACCACTGTTCTCCATGCCCTTCCTGATTATCTACTAGAGGAAGTCTCTGGATTTTTCAGAACATGTGTG gaTGATATGGATGAGCCAGACCTGTGGGATGCATCAGTGGTCCTCCTTACAACAGTCAGTGATGATGCCACAAGCCCAGTTCACTACCACCCAGTGAGAGTCTCTGTCGTCCTAGAGGGTGATGTGGTTGTCAATCTCCCCAGGCTTGCTGATGCCTTCCTG GAAGATGAAGGGGGTGATGTCCTGCAGGACCTAGCAAAACATgcaaggaaaatcgttgtgtactaa
- the LOC121562629 gene encoding uncharacterized protein LOC121562629 isoform X3, which yields MTWHLMAAEAPQNMIFRVIEADRVRKLKLSSRPASVDAVIEILKEQLELDCDFSLQYKDPDFDGKLTCLVDIEELPQKACVHISVRQDSSSLASTDTLSDVSSPECLTRWPPGPLQIPTFAFDVELTLRDGNAEFEKNERPLQLSRDQKHNILDKLASTIYGFKAYPSDKEIAMVAEALVRKHPCLIEAGSDNGWDGWKNSIKFKMGNYRTKMRRAGCQEVAVNAGKRSRKNPENEPSHSNIKRPKCAEVNFLPNFPQGEDPSSLDLLRQAIVEEVKKTERNLPLISKMMQNTFALRRQTIVMSCPPVKELMDLWPALHMQSEELHDVHTRRTTVLHALPDYLLEEVSGFFRTCVDDMDEPDLWDASVVLLTTVSDDATSPVHYHPVRVSVVLEGDVVVNLPRLADAFLVMFGLIYALHLSYPKGLTNTFEFTQKILLGLDDSKLSPKLQTLKNELMLYV from the exons ATGACTTGGCACT TGATGGCAGCTGAAGCCCCACAAAACATGATCTTTCGTGTCATCGAGGCAGACCGTGTTAGAAAATTAAAACTCAGCTCCCGTCCAGCCTCTGTTGATGCAGTGATTGAGATTTTAAAAGAACAACTGGAATTGGACTGTGACTTCAGTTTGCAATACAAAGATCCAGACTTTGATGGAAAACTCACTTGCCTTGTTGACATCGAGGAGTTACCACAAAAagcctgtgttcatatttcagttaGACAGGATTCCAGTTCTCTTGCATCAACTGATACCCTTTCAGATGTGTCATCCCCAGAATGTCTGACCAGATGGCCTCCAGGTCCTTTACAAATTCCCACATTTGCATTTGACGTTGAGCTGACACTTAGAGATGGGAATGCTGAATTTGAAAAGAATGAGAGACCTCTTCAGTTGTCAAGGGACCAAAAGCACAATATTTTAGACAAACTGGCATCTACCATATATGGTTTTAAGGCTTACCCCAGTGATAAAGAGATAGCAATGGTGGCTGAAGCTCTTGTGAGGAAACACCCCTGTTTAATAGAGGCAGGATCTGACAATGGATGGGATGGCTGGAAGAACAGCATCAAGTTTAAAATGGGCAACTACAGGACCAAGATGAGAAGGGCTGGATGTCAGGAGGTCGCTGTAAATGCTGGGAAAAGAAGCCGAAAAAACCCTGAGAATGAACCTTCACACTCCAACATCAAAAGGCCTAAGTGTGCAGAGGTCAACTTTCTGCCTAACTTTCCTCAAGGAGAGGATCCCTCAAGCCTTGACCTTTTGAGGCAGGCTATTGTCGAGGAAGTAAAGAAGACTGAGAGAAACCTACCCCTTATTAGTAAGATGATGCAGAACACGTTTGCCTTGCGACGACAGACTATTGTAATGTCCTGCCCACCGGTGAAAGAGCTAATGGACCTCTGGCCTGCTCTTCATATGCAGTCTGAG GAATTACATGATGTCCACACAAGGCGTACCACTGTTCTCCATGCCCTTCCTGATTATCTACTAGAGGAAGTCTCTGGATTTTTCAGAACATGTGTG gaTGATATGGATGAGCCAGACCTGTGGGATGCATCAGTGGTCCTCCTTACAACAGTCAGTGATGATGCCACAAGCCCAGTTCACTACCACCCAGTGAGAGTCTCTGTCGTCCTAGAGGGTGATGTGGTTGTCAATCTCCCCAGGCTTGCTGATGCCTTCCTGGTAATGTTCGGCCTGATTTATGCACTACATCTCAGCTATCCCAAGGGACTGACAAACACTTTTGAGTTCACACAGAAAATCTTGCTTGGTCTTGATGACTCTAAACTGTCACCCAAGCTGCAGACTCTTAAAAATGAGCTGATGTTGTATGTGTAA
- the LOC121562629 gene encoding uncharacterized protein LOC121562629 isoform X1, translating into MTWHLMAAEAPQNMIFRVIEADRVRKLKLSSRPASVDAVIEILKEQLELDCDFSLQYKDPDFDGKLTCLVDIEELPQKACVHISVRQDSSSLASTDTLSDVSSPECLTRWPPGPLQIPTFAFDVELTLRDGNAEFEKNERPLQLSRDQKHNILDKLASTIYGFKAYPSDKEIAMVAEALVRKHPCLIEAGSDNGWDGWKNSIKFKMGNYRTKMRRAGCQEVAVNAGKRSRKNPENEPSHSNIKRPKCAEVNFLPNFPQGEDPSSLDLLRQAIVEEVKKTERNLPLISKMMQNTFALRRQTIVMSCPPVKELMDLWPALHMQSEVYVEFQRITNQNLPNTFYAELDRHTPRLMALFRQKASKTEKTADALANIFKVHDTQELHDVHTRRTTVLHALPDYLLEEVSGFFRTCVDDMDEPDLWDASVVLLTTVSDDATSPVHYHPVRVSVVLEGDVVVNLPRLADAFLVMFGLIYALHLSYPKGLTNTFEFTQKILLGLDDSKLSPKLQTLKNELMLYV; encoded by the exons ATGACTTGGCACT TGATGGCAGCTGAAGCCCCACAAAACATGATCTTTCGTGTCATCGAGGCAGACCGTGTTAGAAAATTAAAACTCAGCTCCCGTCCAGCCTCTGTTGATGCAGTGATTGAGATTTTAAAAGAACAACTGGAATTGGACTGTGACTTCAGTTTGCAATACAAAGATCCAGACTTTGATGGAAAACTCACTTGCCTTGTTGACATCGAGGAGTTACCACAAAAagcctgtgttcatatttcagttaGACAGGATTCCAGTTCTCTTGCATCAACTGATACCCTTTCAGATGTGTCATCCCCAGAATGTCTGACCAGATGGCCTCCAGGTCCTTTACAAATTCCCACATTTGCATTTGACGTTGAGCTGACACTTAGAGATGGGAATGCTGAATTTGAAAAGAATGAGAGACCTCTTCAGTTGTCAAGGGACCAAAAGCACAATATTTTAGACAAACTGGCATCTACCATATATGGTTTTAAGGCTTACCCCAGTGATAAAGAGATAGCAATGGTGGCTGAAGCTCTTGTGAGGAAACACCCCTGTTTAATAGAGGCAGGATCTGACAATGGATGGGATGGCTGGAAGAACAGCATCAAGTTTAAAATGGGCAACTACAGGACCAAGATGAGAAGGGCTGGATGTCAGGAGGTCGCTGTAAATGCTGGGAAAAGAAGCCGAAAAAACCCTGAGAATGAACCTTCACACTCCAACATCAAAAGGCCTAAGTGTGCAGAGGTCAACTTTCTGCCTAACTTTCCTCAAGGAGAGGATCCCTCAAGCCTTGACCTTTTGAGGCAGGCTATTGTCGAGGAAGTAAAGAAGACTGAGAGAAACCTACCCCTTATTAGTAAGATGATGCAGAACACGTTTGCCTTGCGACGACAGACTATTGTAATGTCCTGCCCACCGGTGAAAGAGCTAATGGACCTCTGGCCTGCTCTTCATATGCAGTCTGAG GTATATGTAGAGTTCCAACGGATAACTAACCAGAACCTACCTAACACTTTCTATGCCGAGCTTGATCGTCACACTCCTCGTTTGATGGCCTTATTTAGACAGAAAGCTTCCAAAACTGAAAAGACTGCAGATGCGTTGGCAAACATTTTCAAAGTCCATGATACACAG GAATTACATGATGTCCACACAAGGCGTACCACTGTTCTCCATGCCCTTCCTGATTATCTACTAGAGGAAGTCTCTGGATTTTTCAGAACATGTGTG gaTGATATGGATGAGCCAGACCTGTGGGATGCATCAGTGGTCCTCCTTACAACAGTCAGTGATGATGCCACAAGCCCAGTTCACTACCACCCAGTGAGAGTCTCTGTCGTCCTAGAGGGTGATGTGGTTGTCAATCTCCCCAGGCTTGCTGATGCCTTCCTGGTAATGTTCGGCCTGATTTATGCACTACATCTCAGCTATCCCAAGGGACTGACAAACACTTTTGAGTTCACACAGAAAATCTTGCTTGGTCTTGATGACTCTAAACTGTCACCCAAGCTGCAGACTCTTAAAAATGAGCTGATGTTGTATGTGTAA